A part of Trachemys scripta elegans isolate TJP31775 unplaced genomic scaffold, CAS_Tse_1.0 scaffold_31, whole genome shotgun sequence genomic DNA contains:
- the LOC117870530 gene encoding uncharacterized protein LOC117870530 has product MATVRDSAIVLILLFSSSMEDAVTQTQPALSGVERESVSLDCTYETAASNYYLYWYKQPPGESLNFLFRQYSGGAKRNEAGERFSVNLEKSKSSVSLRITALELGDAAMYFCAFSRDTVLKFLGSPEQKPDTSPLLNRPPPPPKYPEPHEPGVKKLHHKILFYLGSCIAHIIVVAFAPEDLETIYLTMNAPEILLWTTIAFLSLSSSQGQGSVTQTQGQLAKLGGQTVTLECTFSTGYPNYYLFWYRQHRSGAMDFLFRIDYSNTEKNGAGRRFSAQFRKSSKFFSLTIKELEPTDSALYFCALWEDTVRRLIGSPVQKPTRWAFSP; this is encoded by the exons ATGGCCACGGTCCGGGACTCAGCCATTGTGCTGATTTTGCTTTTCA GCTCCAGCATGGAAGATGCTGTAACTCAGACCCAGCCGGCATTGTCAGGGGTGGAGCGCGAGTCCGTTTCCCTGGACTGCACTTATGAAACTGCTGCTAgcaactattatttgtattggtaCAAACAGCCCCCCGGGGAAAGCCTTAATTTCCTTTTTCGGCAATATTCTGGAGGAGCAAAGAGGAATGAGGCCGGGGAGAGATTCTCTGTCAATTTGGAGAAGTCCAAAAGCTCCGTCAGTCTGAGGATCACAGCTCTGGAGTTGGGGGACGCGGCCATGTACTTCTGCGCTTTCAGTAGAGACACGGTGTTGAAATTCCTAGGGAGTCCTGAACAAAAACCTGACACCTCTCCGCTACT GAACCgtcccccacctcctccaaaaTACCCAGAACCTCATGAACCCGGTGTCA AGAAACTTCACCATAAGATTCTATTCTATCTAGGTTCCTGTATTGCACACATCATTGTGGTGGCTTTCGCCCCTGAGGATCTGGAAACAATATATTTAACCATGAATGCTCCAGAAATTCTGCTTTGGACAACAATAGCATTTCTATCTTTGA GTTCCAGCCAGGGACAAGGCAGTGTCACCCAAACACAAGGGCAGCTGGCAAAGTTGGGGGGCCAGACTGTCACCCTGGAGTGTACTTTCTCCACTGGATACCCGAACTATTACTTATTTTGGTACAGACAGCACCGATCAGGGGCAATGGATTTCCTCTTCCGAATAGATTACAGTAACACTGAAAAGAATGGAGCCGGGAGACGGTTTTCTGCACAATTCAGGAAATCGTCAAAATTCTTCAGTTTAACCATTAAAGAGCTAGAGCCGACGGACTCGGCGCTGTATTTCTGTGCTCTGTGGGAAGACACTGTGAGGCGTTTAATAGGGAGCCCTGTACAAAAACCCACCCGCTGGGCTTTCTCACCATGA